One part of the Thermodesulfobacterium commune DSM 2178 genome encodes these proteins:
- a CDS encoding ABC transporter permease translates to MKQVFNVRRVYGVILRHFFLLKHSPSRWLDLLYWPTVDLLLWGFITVYLQKEAYSNNFWAFQFIGALIFWNILIRAQQGLAVGFLEDVWSRNLVYIFVSPIRVYEYLAGLIVYSIFKAAIASFLMVVIAGLVFHFKFWLTGLQLFLLVYGLLLFAWSIGLLTMSFLLFFGQEAEILAWALALLFLPFSAVFYPVEILPEPLQSLAKLVPASYLFETMREILFAGKWKVDWVVKSYLLNLVYLGFSLGVFGYAFKLAKKAGKLPKIGE, encoded by the coding sequence ATGAAACAAGTTTTTAACGTTCGTAGGGTTTACGGAGTAATTTTAAGACATTTTTTTCTTTTAAAACATAGTCCAAGCCGATGGTTAGACCTTTTGTATTGGCCAACGGTTGATCTTTTACTTTGGGGTTTCATCACCGTCTATCTCCAAAAAGAGGCCTATTCTAACAATTTTTGGGCTTTTCAGTTTATAGGGGCTTTGATTTTTTGGAACATTTTAATACGGGCTCAACAAGGATTAGCTGTAGGTTTTTTAGAGGATGTTTGGTCCAGAAATTTGGTGTATATTTTCGTTTCTCCTATAAGAGTCTATGAATATTTAGCTGGACTTATTGTTTACAGTATTTTTAAGGCAGCTATTGCCTCTTTTCTTATGGTGGTTATAGCGGGATTGGTTTTTCATTTTAAGTTTTGGTTAACAGGTTTACAACTTTTTCTTTTGGTTTATGGTTTGTTACTTTTTGCCTGGAGTATTGGTCTACTTACGATGTCTTTTCTTTTGTTTTTTGGACAAGAGGCAGAGATTCTTGCATGGGCTTTGGCTTTGTTGTTTCTACCTTTTTCTGCGGTGTTTTATCCAGTAGAAATTTTACCAGAACCTTTACAGAGTTTAGCTAAACTGGTTCCTGCTTCTTACCTATTTGAAACCATGAGAGAAATTTTATTTGCAGGAAAGTGGAAGGTAGACTGGGTGGTTAAATCTTATCTTCTTAACTTGGTGTACTTAGGTTTTAGTTTAGGGGTTTTTGGTTATGCCTTTAAACTTGCGAAAAAGGCAGGTAAACTTCCTAAAATAGGAGAGTAG
- a CDS encoding IS256 family transposase, protein MENLDLDLEKVLSEISKIESKEGIKMAAALLLNALMKKEREIFLRDSIDNKANGYYERQLACFLGNLGISVPRDRKSEFRPAILPPEWQKADESFQDFILNLVLQSYSPNKIKALLQSMKLPYSPEQIEEIKEELYNQAKELKTKELPENLFAMFIDAYHTQIKDTEANRIRKAVIYNIIGIDMEGRKNLLSYYIYFGSETKEDWLQILNDLIKRGVKRVMVIVSDDFPGLTQAIKALFPETDHQLCFVHMQRNINRNMSKQDAKKFYEELSIIKRIEEYERALNRFEELCKSYEKKYPAYIKGLLKKKEHYFVYKKYPEGVRRYIYTTNVVENINSRIELIRVNTGGYFQSIKTAEVAIYITVSRIQKTRWQKPLPLIKSALYELRQMFVKRFYKETQFS, encoded by the coding sequence AGATTTAGAAAAAGTTTTAAGTGAAATCTCAAAAATTGAATCAAAAGAGGGTATCAAAATGGCTGCTGCACTCCTCTTAAACGCTCTCATGAAAAAAGAAAGAGAAATATTCCTTAGAGATAGTATTGATAATAAAGCTAATGGTTACTATGAAAGACAACTTGCCTGTTTCTTAGGTAACCTTGGTATCTCTGTCCCAAGAGATAGAAAATCTGAATTCAGACCTGCTATTCTTCCTCCTGAATGGCAAAAAGCTGATGAATCCTTCCAGGACTTTATCCTTAACCTCGTTCTCCAAAGCTACTCCCCCAATAAAATCAAAGCCCTCTTGCAATCTATGAAACTCCCCTACTCCCCAGAACAAATAGAAGAAATTAAAGAAGAATTGTATAACCAAGCCAAAGAATTAAAAACCAAAGAATTGCCAGAAAATTTGTTTGCTATGTTTATAGACGCTTATCATACTCAGATAAAAGATACCGAAGCCAACAGAATCAGAAAAGCAGTTATTTATAATATCATCGGGATAGATATGGAGGGAAGAAAAAATTTACTTTCTTATTACATTTATTTTGGTTCAGAGACGAAGGAGGACTGGCTCCAGATACTTAATGATTTGATAAAGAGGGGAGTTAAGAGGGTTATGGTAATAGTGAGTGATGATTTTCCTGGCCTTACTCAAGCCATAAAAGCCCTCTTTCCTGAGACAGATCATCAGCTTTGTTTTGTACACATGCAAAGGAACATCAACAGGAACATGTCTAAGCAGGATGCTAAAAAATTTTATGAGGAGTTAAGCATTATAAAGAGGATAGAGGAGTATGAGAGGGCCTTAAATAGATTTGAGGAATTATGTAAGAGTTATGAGAAGAAGTATCCAGCTTATATAAAGGGACTTTTGAAAAAGAAGGAGCATTATTTTGTTTATAAGAAATATCCTGAGGGGGTGAGGAGGTATATATACACGACGAATGTGGTTGAGAATATAAATAGCAGGATAGAGCTGATAAGGGTAAATACAGGGGGATATTTTCAATCAATCAAGACAGCAGAGGTTGCGATATACATAACAGTAAGTCGGATTCAGAAAACGAGATGGCAAAAACCACTTCCTTTAATTAAGTCTGCTTTATACGAATTGAGGCAAATGTTTGTAAAGAGATTTTATAAGGAGACACAATTCTCTTGA
- a CDS encoding ABC transporter ATP-binding protein has protein sequence MSQVLKTVSLSKIFGSKRVLEKVSFELKRGDILGIIGPNGAGKTTLLYLLLDIVLPTSGQVFYFGKDFKKHKTEILIKLGFASQYLNLPYSLTVEENLKVFGHFYEVSSLNKRIDELLELFKLYHKKKVLTRYLSSGEMMRLNLVRAFLHRPEIVFLDEPTAGLDPEYVKYISQILKEEVISRKITIVLTSHQLGELERIANKILLLKQGKVVGFGELKDLFEAFQVKSLEELYFKVFDETSF, from the coding sequence ATGAGTCAAGTCCTCAAAACAGTCTCTCTTTCTAAGATTTTTGGTTCTAAAAGGGTGCTTGAAAAGGTATCCTTTGAACTAAAAAGGGGAGATATATTAGGAATAATAGGTCCTAACGGAGCGGGTAAAACTACATTACTTTATCTTTTGTTAGATATAGTCCTTCCTACTTCTGGTCAGGTGTTTTATTTTGGTAAAGATTTTAAAAAACACAAAACAGAAATACTTATTAAGCTTGGCTTTGCTTCACAATATCTTAATCTCCCTTATTCCCTCACCGTAGAAGAAAACTTAAAAGTTTTTGGTCATTTCTATGAAGTCTCTTCTCTGAATAAAAGAATAGATGAATTATTGGAATTGTTTAAACTTTATCATAAAAAAAAGGTGTTAACCCGTTATCTCTCGTCAGGAGAAATGATGCGTTTAAACTTGGTTAGGGCTTTTTTACATCGTCCAGAGATAGTGTTTTTAGATGAACCTACTGCTGGTCTTGATCCTGAGTATGTAAAGTATATCTCTCAGATTTTAAAAGAAGAGGTGATCTCAAGAAAGATTACTATCGTTCTTACTTCTCATCAGTTAGGTGAGTTAGAAAGGATAGCTAACAAAATTCTTCTACTTAAACAAGGGAAGGTGGTTGGCTTTGGTGAGTTAAAGGATTTATTTGAGGCTTTTCAGGTTAAATCTCTGGAGGAGCTATATTTTAAGGTGTTCGATGAAACAAGTTTTTAA
- the lepB gene encoding signal peptidase I, with protein MDTSKNKVLDWIKSLVIALILALFIRTFVVQAYKIPSGSMVPTLLIGDYLLVNKLSFGIKHPIKDGFLYFRELPKRQEVVVFTYPLDKKLDFIKRVIGLPGDTVQIVNKKVYVNGQLLYEPYVQFTDPEVYPREVSPRDNLGPIKVPPGKIFVLGDNRDQSYDSRFWGFVPIEYLKGRALIIYFSWDSEHFKIRLDRLGRLIK; from the coding sequence ATGGATACCAGCAAAAACAAAGTTTTAGACTGGATAAAAAGTTTAGTTATAGCTTTGATCTTAGCCCTCTTTATCAGGACTTTTGTGGTTCAGGCTTATAAAATCCCTTCAGGGTCGATGGTCCCAACCCTTTTAATAGGAGATTACCTTTTGGTAAACAAACTTTCTTTTGGAATAAAACATCCTATTAAAGATGGGTTTTTGTATTTTAGAGAGTTACCCAAAAGACAAGAGGTAGTAGTTTTTACCTATCCTCTTGATAAAAAGTTAGATTTTATAAAGAGAGTTATAGGGCTTCCTGGGGATACAGTGCAGATAGTAAATAAAAAAGTTTATGTTAACGGGCAATTGCTTTATGAACCTTATGTTCAGTTTACCGACCCTGAGGTCTATCCTCGGGAGGTTAGCCCTCGGGACAACTTAGGACCAATAAAAGTTCCGCCAGGGAAAATTTTTGTATTAGGAGATAACAGGGATCAAAGTTATGATAGTCGTTTCTGGGGGTTTGTTCCGATAGAATATCTAAAGGGTAGAGCTTTAATCATATACTTTTCTTGGGATTCGGAGCATTTTAAAATAAGGTTAGACAGATTAGGGCGATTGATAAAATAA
- the lepA gene encoding translation elongation factor 4 produces the protein MKKEQKIFPQEKIRNFSIIAHIDHGKSTLADRILEFTGAVSSREMRDQYLDRLDLERERGITIKAQAVRLYYQAEDGEVYQFNLIDTPGHVDFTYEVSRALAACEGALLVVDASQGVEAQTLANVYLALENNLEIIPVINKIDLPQADVEKTKKEIEEVIGLSAEEAILVSAKLGIGIKEVLEAIVKKIPSPGGFREKPLRALVFDSWYDPYLGVVVLIKVVDGKIYPGQKIRFYSTGKVYEVTKVGVFAPEATSIDMLVAGEVGFIAASIKEVREAKIGDTITEAQAQVAPLPGFKEQKPVVFAGIFPVDSDDFEDLKEAIEKLWLNDPAFSYEMETSAALGFGFRCGFQGLLHMEIVQERLEREYNLNLISTSPSVKYKVRLKNGKELEVENPAKWPDPGLIEEVLEPYIRAEIYTPKEFLGQLINLCEEKRGIQKELKFLTPERCVLVYEISFSEVVLDFYDKLKSYSKGYASLDYQFIGYKPGDLVKMDILINKQPVDALSLIVHRDKAYYRGRELAAKLKEVIPRQLFEVIIQAAIGSKIIARERIAPLRKDVLAKCYGGDVTRKKKLLEKQKEGKKRLKAIGQIEIPQEAFLAILKI, from the coding sequence ATGAAAAAGGAACAAAAGATTTTTCCCCAAGAAAAAATTAGAAATTTTAGTATTATCGCTCATATCGACCACGGTAAATCTACGCTTGCTGATAGAATTTTAGAGTTTACAGGTGCGGTTTCATCCAGAGAGATGAGAGATCAGTATTTAGACCGTCTGGACCTGGAAAGAGAGAGAGGTATAACCATCAAAGCTCAGGCAGTGCGTCTATACTATCAGGCTGAAGACGGAGAGGTTTATCAGTTTAACCTGATCGATACCCCAGGGCATGTAGACTTTACCTATGAGGTTTCAAGAGCTCTTGCGGCTTGTGAGGGGGCATTGCTTGTGGTAGATGCTTCTCAAGGGGTAGAGGCTCAAACTTTAGCTAACGTCTACTTAGCTTTAGAGAATAATTTAGAAATCATACCGGTTATCAACAAGATAGACCTTCCTCAGGCAGATGTGGAAAAAACTAAAAAAGAAATAGAAGAGGTGATAGGGCTTTCAGCAGAAGAGGCCATCCTGGTTAGTGCTAAACTTGGAATAGGGATTAAAGAAGTCTTGGAGGCAATAGTTAAAAAGATACCCTCTCCTGGTGGTTTTAGAGAAAAACCTCTTAGGGCTTTGGTTTTTGATTCTTGGTATGACCCTTATCTTGGTGTGGTAGTTTTAATCAAAGTAGTCGATGGCAAGATCTATCCAGGGCAAAAAATAAGGTTTTATTCTACAGGTAAGGTGTATGAAGTTACCAAAGTAGGGGTTTTTGCCCCAGAGGCAACGTCAATAGACATGCTGGTAGCCGGAGAGGTTGGGTTTATTGCTGCCTCTATAAAAGAGGTGAGAGAGGCTAAGATCGGTGATACCATTACTGAGGCGCAGGCTCAGGTAGCACCTCTTCCAGGGTTTAAAGAACAAAAACCTGTGGTTTTTGCAGGTATTTTCCCGGTTGATAGTGATGATTTTGAAGACCTAAAAGAAGCCATAGAAAAACTTTGGTTAAACGACCCAGCTTTTTCTTATGAAATGGAGACCTCTGCAGCCTTAGGATTTGGTTTTAGGTGTGGTTTCCAGGGACTCTTACACATGGAAATCGTGCAAGAACGTTTAGAAAGAGAATATAACTTAAACCTTATCTCTACCTCTCCCTCGGTGAAATATAAAGTGAGACTTAAAAACGGCAAAGAATTAGAGGTTGAAAACCCTGCAAAATGGCCTGATCCGGGATTGATAGAGGAGGTGCTTGAGCCGTATATTAGGGCAGAAATTTATACCCCTAAGGAATTTTTAGGACAATTGATAAATCTCTGTGAGGAAAAGAGAGGTATTCAGAAAGAACTTAAGTTTCTCACACCAGAAAGGTGTGTGCTTGTTTACGAAATTTCCTTTAGTGAGGTAGTGCTTGATTTTTATGATAAACTCAAAAGTTATTCTAAAGGTTATGCCTCTTTAGACTATCAGTTTATCGGTTATAAGCCAGGAGATTTGGTCAAGATGGATATCTTGATAAACAAACAACCGGTAGATGCTTTATCTTTAATAGTCCACAGGGATAAAGCTTATTACCGAGGAAGAGAACTGGCTGCTAAGTTAAAGGAGGTTATCCCGAGACAGCTTTTTGAGGTAATAATACAGGCTGCCATTGGGAGTAAAATTATAGCCAGAGAAAGGATTGCACCTCTCAGAAAAGACGTACTTGCCAAGTGCTATGGAGGAGACGTAACCAGAAAGAAAAAACTTTTAGAAAAACAGAAAGAAGGTAAAAAGAGGCTTAAAGCTATAGGTCAGATAGAAATTCCTCAGGAAGCATTTCTTGCTATACTAAAAATTTAA
- the phoU gene encoding phosphate signaling complex protein PhoU, giving the protein MTRIALGKELQILKNLITDMAKNVDEMVNGTILALNKLDPTLAERVIKADDQIDYYEHMVCQTALEIIALQQPVAKDLRFVITAIDIAKNLERTADQSVNIAYSAKTLSKQENKAFPECKVAIEEMANEALTMLHSAINAFVTENTQRARSVIEYDSIVDRLQQDLIEDVKNCMKKNPQNIDQGVEYIKVIENIERIADLATNIAEGVIFVAEGRIVKLEEESVSLITLKKEILKDLPVFELLRRHARLVIECVERLSLSLEAYFHRNQQRLEETAQHIFEIEKEADKLKRNIRGHLPKGIILPVERFELFLYLKEQDAIADVAEEILNWLSFKHIPLSFELFKQIEELLNQSIKPLEFLEDMILYSADFILTKNEESRNRAKELIREIRYAQYLSEEYGNKVKKAIFNQIEDPLNLFYFLKLVDLILGISHHAENTADLMRAMIAK; this is encoded by the coding sequence ATGACAAGGATAGCTCTTGGCAAAGAGTTACAAATTTTAAAAAACCTAATAACTGATATGGCAAAAAATGTAGATGAAATGGTAAATGGTACTATTTTAGCTTTAAATAAATTAGACCCTACGTTAGCAGAAAGGGTAATTAAGGCAGATGACCAGATAGATTATTATGAACATATGGTATGCCAAACAGCTCTTGAGATCATAGCTTTACAACAGCCAGTAGCCAAAGACTTGCGATTTGTTATTACTGCTATAGACATAGCTAAAAACTTAGAAAGGACTGCAGATCAATCGGTTAACATAGCCTACAGCGCCAAAACTTTATCCAAACAAGAAAACAAAGCTTTTCCTGAATGTAAAGTGGCTATAGAGGAGATGGCAAATGAAGCCTTAACGATGCTCCATTCAGCGATCAATGCCTTTGTCACTGAAAACACTCAGAGAGCAAGGTCTGTAATAGAATATGATTCCATAGTAGACCGTTTACAGCAAGATTTGATCGAAGATGTTAAAAACTGCATGAAAAAAAACCCGCAAAATATAGACCAAGGTGTGGAGTACATCAAGGTAATAGAAAATATAGAAAGGATAGCTGATTTAGCAACTAACATAGCAGAAGGAGTAATATTCGTTGCTGAAGGGAGAATAGTAAAACTTGAAGAGGAAAGTGTTTCTCTAATAACTCTTAAAAAAGAAATTTTAAAAGATCTCCCGGTGTTTGAACTTTTAAGAAGACATGCTCGGTTAGTTATAGAATGCGTTGAAAGACTTTCTCTTTCCTTAGAGGCTTATTTTCACCGCAATCAGCAAAGACTTGAAGAAACAGCTCAACATATTTTTGAAATAGAAAAAGAAGCTGATAAGCTTAAAAGGAACATCAGAGGACACCTCCCCAAGGGAATTATATTGCCTGTAGAGAGATTTGAGCTTTTTCTATATTTAAAAGAACAGGACGCTATTGCTGATGTAGCTGAGGAGATATTAAACTGGCTTTCTTTTAAACATATTCCCTTATCTTTTGAGCTTTTTAAGCAAATAGAAGAATTACTTAACCAAAGTATTAAGCCTCTTGAGTTTTTAGAAGATATGATTTTATATTCAGCAGATTTTATTTTAACCAAAAATGAAGAAAGTAGAAATCGAGCCAAAGAGTTGATTAGAGAAATCAGATATGCCCAATACCTATCTGAGGAATACGGAAATAAGGTTAAAAAAGCTATTTTCAATCAGATAGAAGACCCTTTAAATCTTTTCTATTTCTTAAAACTCGTAGATTTGATTTTAGGAATCTCGCATCATGCTGAAAACACAGCAGACCTTATGAGGGCAATGATAGCCAAATAA